The Osmia bicornis bicornis chromosome 9, iOsmBic2.1, whole genome shotgun sequence genome has a segment encoding these proteins:
- the LOC114873136 gene encoding uncharacterized protein LOC114873136 isoform X2, which produces MGAVYACSLVAMLSVLLTVEAGDLMRKSIVFDKNTPDVFYCPQQKPTGFEKMIVNAKPLSRLCQFEGKPIPPDYKSDCYNDVDETEYACKEKYRIMMRLHPPGSEVPYNGSRLSKFLTFDKEKYKNRNHIEDTD; this is translated from the exons ATGG gaGCCGTGTACGCTTGTTCTCTGGTGGCCATGTTATCC GTACTTCTGACGGTGGAAGCTGGCGACTTGATGCGAAAGAGCATCGTCTTCGACAAGAACACCCCGGACGTATTCTACTGTCCTCAACAGAAGCCGACTGGTTTCGAGAAAATGATCGTTAATGCGAAACCGTTGTCCAGGCTTTGCCAATTCGAGGGTAAACCGATACCACCCGATTACAAAAGCGATTGCTACAACGACGTGGACGAGACCGAATACGCCTGTAAAGAGAAATATAGAATTATG ATGCGACTACATCCACCTGGAAGCGAAGTACCGTATAATGGTTCACGTCTATCAAAATTCTTAACTTTTGATAAGGAGAAGTACAAGAACAGGAATCACATTGAAGATACTGACTGA
- the LOC114873136 gene encoding uncharacterized protein LOC114873136 isoform X1, with product MGAVYACSLVAMLSVLLTVEAGDLMRKSIVFDKNTPDVFYCPQQKPTGFEKMIVNAKPLSRLCQFEGKPIPPDYKSDCYNDVDETEYACKEKYRIMKRFRNMEGDVKATDDFAKK from the exons ATGG gaGCCGTGTACGCTTGTTCTCTGGTGGCCATGTTATCC GTACTTCTGACGGTGGAAGCTGGCGACTTGATGCGAAAGAGCATCGTCTTCGACAAGAACACCCCGGACGTATTCTACTGTCCTCAACAGAAGCCGACTGGTTTCGAGAAAATGATCGTTAATGCGAAACCGTTGTCCAGGCTTTGCCAATTCGAGGGTAAACCGATACCACCCGATTACAAAAGCGATTGCTACAACGACGTGGACGAGACCGAATACGCCTGTAAAGAGAAATATAGAATTATG AAGCGATTCAGAAATATGGAAGGGGACGTGAAAGCTACGGATGACTTCGCCAAGAAATAG
- the LOC114873128 gene encoding LOW QUALITY PROTEIN: X-ray repair cross-complementing protein 5-like (The sequence of the model RefSeq protein was modified relative to this genomic sequence to represent the inferred CDS: deleted 1 base in 1 codon), which yields MPPKVAKKSLLLLINIGVTSIKKSNDPSLLVKAKCIARKKIEKMIFLRPKDEVAVIVMGSSNTKNSLDIEHVEEFADFQVPNWDLIKKLENLECTNYCSNWVEALYAAVEFMKANIYDVSKKKIILMSDFNEESDIISQFQANEIAEQLLTIDLITIGEDLLETDERSLKISEVLLKFLHKKINGRHLTYDMAISTLRFYQKNRKKPSPSYFVLELIDIKIPIVSFVKVDESKFPSWKRAKNDEKVVSKTEYVDRQRTTYTKDEIVAGYKYGEIFVPVEKEQEEAMRYKSGTKGYKIHSFTSRNNINLEYLYSKGTHVILPSTKGKDVTKLFYSLVQAMRKTNVVAIARKVYRDNLAPKMVALFPCTDVPDEPWCLVEIALTYSEDRRVMETRPIKSVVKQLTDDQNEAVDNLIDSLTLSDMGDSYEIDGSQYFLPGCVPNPAIQHRWHALSHRALNPDKPLPPVEDYLKEILEVPLIKERSKQHLKRITELFQLEDVDPKKNDEKKENEEENAENNDDINSKLFDKMKDKVDDEDDSYKQNFMDTSDVDLDELAANI from the exons ATGCCTCCAAAAGTAGCAAAG AAATCATtactgttattaataaatattggagtgacaagtattaaaaaatcaaatgaTCCTTCTCTATTGGTCAAGGCAAAATGTATTGCCAGAAAGAAGATTGAAAAAATG ATTTTTTTGAGACCAAAGGACGAGGTTGCAGTAATAGTAATGGGTTCTTCCAATACAAAAAACTCTTTGGATATAGAACATGTAGAAGAATTTGCAGATTTTCAAGTTCCAAATTgggatttaataaaaaaacttgaaaatttaGAATGTACAAATTATTGTTCCAATTGGGTGGAAGCACTTTACGCTGCAGTGGAATTCATGAAAGCAAATAT CTATGATGTTtccaaaaagaaaataattttaatgtcTGACTTTAATGAAGAATCAGATATTATTTCACAGTTTCAAGCAAATGAAATAGCAGAACAACTTCTTACAATTGACTTAATTACAAT AGGTGAGGATTTATTGGAAACAGATGAAAGGTCTCTTAAAATTAGCGAAGTACTTCTTAAGTTTCTTCATAAAAAG atAAATGGCCGACATTTAACATATGATATGGCTATATCTACCTTGAGATTTTAT CAGAAGAACCGAAAAAAACCGAGTCCGAGTTATTTTGTTTTAGAATtaattgatataaaaatacCGATTGTTAGTTTTGTCAAA GTGGATGAAAGTAAATTTCCATCGTGGAAGAGAGctaaaaatgatgaaaaagtTGTATCCAAAACAGAATATGTGGATAGACAAAGAACCACATATACAAAGGATGAAATTGTAGCAGGATATAAATATGGCGAAATTTTTGTTCCAGTTGAAA AGGAACAAGAAGAGGCCATGCGTTACAAAAGTGGAACAAAAGGTTATAAAATTCATAGTTTTACAagtagaaataatattaactTAGAATATTTATACAGTAAGGGTACCCATGTTATTTTACCTTCCACTAAAGGAAAA gATGTAACAAAACTCTTTTATTCTTTGGTACAAGCAATGCGTAAAACAAACGTGGTTGCTATCGCAAGAAAAGTGTACAGAGATAACTTGGCACCTAAAATGGTAGCCTTATTTCCCTGTACCGATGTTCCGGACGAACCCTGG TGCTTGGTAGAAATAGCATTAACATATTCGGAAGACCGCAGAGTTATGGAGACCCGACCGATTAAGTCCGTAGTTAAACAATTGACGGATGATCAGAACGAAGCGGTAGATAATTTAATAGATTCCCTTACATTATCTGATATGGG AGATAGTTACGAAATAGATGGAAGCCAATATTTTTTGCCTGGCTGTGTACCAAATCCTGCAATACAGCATAGGTGGCACGCGTTGTCGCATCGTGCCTTAAATCCAGATAAACCATTGCCACCAGTGGAGgattatttgaaagaaattttggaagttccattaataaaagaaagaagtaaacaacatttaaaaagaattacaGAACTGTTTCAGTTGGAGGATGTTGATCCAAAGAAAAA cgacgaaaaaaaagaaaatgaagaagaaaatgctGAAAACAATGACGACATTAATTCTAAACTGTTCGataaaatgaaagataaaGTTGACGATGAAGATGATTCATATAAGCAAAACTTTATGGATACCTCAGACGTTGATCTCGATGAATTG GCTGCCAATATATAG
- the LOC114873134 gene encoding histone RNA hairpin-binding protein — translation MELDMKSSWVELTDEDDALLNEAICMSSNELSKIVNSDKETKNAQDSLNIIIPEPKTYVNKDEKNKEDVTSNVCVNNRSNCKESETKNINGIQYEDNVKNKLEDLNNLRKRPREGTTNYEDVKVFRTRYYSDSSSTTNSSDCGKRQVEYETDPKVLARRQKEIDYGKNTIGYDKYIQAVPKEKRTKEHPKTPPKYIKYSRRGWDGMMRLWRKQLHQWDPPQDNSPN, via the exons ATGGAATTAGATATGAAAAGTTCATGGGTAGAATTAACTGATGAAGATGATGCTCTTCTAAATGAAGCCATTTGTATGAGTTCAAATGAATTGAGTAAAATAGTAAACTCTGATAAGGAGACCAAAAATGCTCAGGATTccttaaatataataatacctGAACCTAAAACCTATGTTAATaaagatgaaaagaataaagaagatGTTACTTCAAATGTATGTGTAAATAATAGGTCTAACTGTAAAGAAagtgaaacaaaaaatataaatggcATACAGTATGAAGATAATGTAAAGAATAAGTTAGAAGACTTAAATAATCTTCGTAAAAGACCTAGAGAAGGTACTACAAATTATGAGGATGTAAAAGTTTTTCGTACCAGATACTATAGTGATTCAAGTTCTACCACTAATTCCTCAGATTGTGGTAAAAGACAAGTAGAATATGAAACTGATCCTAAAGTCTTAGCTCGTAGACAGAAAGAAATAGATTATGGGAAAAATACCATTGGATATGATAAATACATTCAGGCTGTGCCTAA agAAAAACGTACTAAAGAGCATCCAAAAACACCACCAAAGTACATTAAATATAGTAGAAGAGGATGGGATGGCATGATGAGGTTGTGGAGGAAACAACTTCATCAGTGGGATCCTCCACAAGACAACAGCCCCAATTAG
- the LOC114873132 gene encoding uncharacterized protein LOC114873132, with protein sequence MEVTNNGQDDNSLLLNKDFLQISCNWQISNNKQFHDAFTVAPFCEEPIKINCDDIVSLNTCISLQPIQSDNEPCMLDIKLINNQRISRIAVVSEAYVLEFFKQFGEYEKTIFAELIDDFEENFIYFAQATINPYSTEASIKFTKTKSKNSVLWIYGIKLYLTEPINEPESFSTEIFNPEIIKNFLTKFTLNNEGNNITNAVQSSTKSISDSSTNNNIEQSNEKEIVQSITENTISNITDITTYIDQKFCDMENRIMKRIEEMEQRTNQKLDMILKQLETQFCAK encoded by the exons ATGGAAGTTACAAACAATGGCCAAGATGACAATTCTTTGTTGTTAAATAAggattttttacaaatttcgtGTAACTGGCAAATCagtaataataaacaatttcatGATGCAttcactgtggcccctttttGTGAAGAACctataaa GATTAACTGTGATGATATAGTTTCTTTAAATACATGTATATCTTTACAACCAATTCAATCGGATAATGAACCATGCATGTTAGATATAAAACTGATTAATAATCAGAGGATATCTCGTATTGCTGTAGTTTCAGAGGCTTATGTGTTAGagtttttcaaacaatttggagaatatgaaaaaacaatatttGCAGAACTTATAGATGactttgaagaaaattttatttattttgcacAAGCAACAATTAACCCTTATTCTACAGAAGCTAGTATTAAG TTCACAAAAACAAAAAGCAAAAATTCAGTTCTGTGGATATATGGGATAAAATTATACTTAACAGAACCTATTAATGAACCTGAAAGTTTCTCCACAGAAATATTTAATcctgaaataataaaaaattttcttactAAGTTTACCTTAAATAATGAAGGGAACAATATCACCAATGCTGTTCAGTCATCCACTAAAAGTATATCAGATTCATCAACAAATAACAATATTGAACAAagtaatgaaaaagaaatagtaCAGTCTATCACTGAAAATACTATATCAAATATTACAGACATTACAACTTATATTGATCAGAAATTTTGTGATATGGAAAATAGAATAATGAAAAGGATTGAAGAAATGGAGCAAAGAACAAATCAGAAACTTGATATGATTTTAAAACAGTTAGAAACTCAATTTTGTGCCAAATGA
- the LOC114873131 gene encoding LOW QUALITY PROTEIN: phosphoglycerate mutase 1 (The sequence of the model RefSeq protein was modified relative to this genomic sequence to represent the inferred CDS: substituted 2 bases at 2 genomic stop codons): MSKYSIVMVRHGESEWNKLNLFCGWLXCQLSDKGKAEAVSAGKSVKEAGYTFDIAHTSVLTRAQETLKAILKEIGQENIPICKTWRLNERHYGGLTGMNKAETAAKYGEEQVQIWRRSFDVPPPPMEPDHKYYDTIVKDARYANEPKPEEFPKFESLKLTIERTLPYWNNTIIPQLKEGKKIIIAAHGNSLRGIVKHIDRITEQXSNHGLNLPTGIPFVYELDENFKPVVSMKFLGDEETVKAAMAAVAAQGKLSNVKKEIYYQIFNITYV; the protein is encoded by the exons ATGTCGAAATATTCGATTGTTATGGTTCGCCATGGAGAAAGTGAatggaataaattaaatttattctgTGGATGGTTATGATGCCAATTATCTGACAAAG gTAAAGCTGAAGCAGTTTCAGCAGGAAAATCAGTTAAAGAGGCAGGTTATACTTTTGATATAGCTCATACTTCAGTATTAACAAGAGCTCAAGAAACTTTAAAGGCAATTCTAAAAGAAATAGGCCAAGAAAACATTCCCATTTGTAAAACATGGCGTCTGAATGAACGTCATTATGGTGGTTTAACTGGAATGAACAAAGCTGAAACTGCTGCCAAATATGGTGAGGAACAAGTACAAATTTGGAGAAGATCATTCGATGTACCTCCTCCACCCATGGAACCAGATCACAAATATTATGATACAATAGTAAAAGATGCAAGATATGCCAATGAACCAAAACCAGAAGAATTCCCTAAATTTGAATCATTGAAATTGACTATTGAAAGGACATTACCTTACTGGAATAATACTATTATTCCACAattaaaagaaggaaagaaaattatcaTTGCTGCTCATGGAAACAGTTTACGTGGCATAGTAAAGCATATAGATCGtat aACTGAGCAATGATCAAATCATGGGTTAAATTTACCAACTGGTATTCCATTTGTCTATGAATTAGACGAAAACTTTAAACCTGTTGTGTCTATGAAATTTTTAGGTGATGAAGAAACTGTTAAAGCTGCAATGGCTGCAGTTGCTGCACAAGGAAAGCTAAGTaatgttaaaaaagaaatttattatcaaatttttaacattacatatgtatga
- the LOC114873135 gene encoding ras-related protein Rab-24-like, with translation MQVNGKRLIMGIWDTAGSEKYNAMIKLYYRGAKAAVVCYDITKSNTFQKAKFWVRELRAVEEGCKVYICATKKDILEHGAVPSPEIDVVETYAAGIQSKFFITSSKTGENVAELFNEIAQDFASDPDNLQELEETIEISNKSKGTYCCQSF, from the exons ATGCAAGTCAATGGGAAAAGGCTTATCATGGGAATATGGGATACAGCGGGCAGTGAAAA ATATAATGCTatgattaaattatattatcgTGGTGCAAAGGCAGCTGTTGTATGTTATGATATTACAAAatcaaatacatttcaaaagGCAAAATTTTGGGTAAGAGAGCTTAGAGCTGTGGAAGAAGGCTGTAAAGTGTATATTTGTGCTACAAAGAAGGATATCTTAGAGCATGGTGCAGTTCCATCTCCTGAGATAGATGTTGTTGAAACATATGCTGCAGGCATTCAATCCAAGTTCTTTATAACATCTAGTAAAACTGGAGAAAATGTTG cTGAATTGTTTAATGAAATTGCCCAAGATTTTGCATCTGACCCAGATAATTTACAAGAATTAGAAGAAACAATTGAGATAAGTAACAAGTCCAAAGGTACATATTGTTGTCAATCTTTCTAA
- the LOC114873133 gene encoding LOW QUALITY PROTEIN: S-adenosylmethionine mitochondrial carrier protein-like (The sequence of the model RefSeq protein was modified relative to this genomic sequence to represent the inferred CDS: inserted 4 bases in 4 codons; deleted 1 base in 1 codon), with the protein MLNETNNSKRSESAKNIIITSLVSGSVAGIVCDLISFPLDTLKTRLQSQHGFVQSGGFXRLYQGLSPVLIGSAPSAALFFITYNGIKKSXQPRIPEQYYPIXHMSAAAIGEAIACVIRVPVEVVKQRKQALLEDAYKLPLRTLYRGYGSTVIRDLPVGLIQLPLWEYFKLCWTKHVGRECTPMEGAICGALSVAVSAIVTTPLDVAKTRIMLSNASAGKDEVKISTMLRRIYRECGIKGLFAGFTPRVGGFTLSGFIFFGXYEKVRESCISNLSL; encoded by the exons atgttaaatgaaacaaataattCTAAACGGAGCGAAAGCGCgaaaaatattatcattaCGTCGCTTGTC TCAGGTTCCGTCGCGGGAATTGTTTGCGATCTCATATCTTTTCCTTTGGACACTCTTAAAACACGATTACAAAGTCAGCATGGTTTTGTGCAATCCGGTGGTT AACGGCTATATCAAGGTTTAAGCCCAGTACTGATAGGATCTGCTCCCTCCg CTGCTTTGTTTTTTATAACATACAACGGGATAAAGAAGT TTCAACCTCGTATACCCGAACAATATTACCCGA TGCATATGTCGGCTGCGGCAATAGGAGAAGCG ATTGCATGTGTTATCCGAGTACCGGTTGAG GTAGTGAAACAAAGGAAACAAGCACTTTTAGAAGACGCGTACAAATTACCATTAAGAACTTTGTATCGTGGCTATGGAAGTACGGTAATTCGGGATTTACCGGTTGGTCTGATTCAGTTACCACTTTGGGAATATTTTAAACTATGTTGGACAAAACATGTAGGACGAGAATGCACTCCTATGGAAGGTGCCATCTGTGGAGCGTTATCAG TCGCTGTATCCGCGATTGTGACAACGCCTTTGGATGTTGCGAAAACTAGAATAATGTTATCGAACGCATCGGCAGGAAAAGATGAAGTAAAGATATCTACAATGTTAAGAAGGATTTATCGAGAATGTGGTATTAAAGG ACTTTTTGCTGGTTTCACACCAAGAGTGGGTGGTTTTACTCTTAGCGGATTCATATTCTTCG GTTACGAGAAAGTTAGAGAAAGTTGCATTTCAAATTTATCTTTATAG
- the LOC114873129 gene encoding LOW QUALITY PROTEIN: protein RFT1 homolog (The sequence of the model RefSeq protein was modified relative to this genomic sequence to represent the inferred CDS: inserted 3 bases in 3 codons; deleted 3 bases in 3 codons), with protein sequence MSQNILKSSLENASFNIVFQIICRAVTFVLNAFVVRHVGQAVLGVINVRLLLLESMILFLSREPFMKACLTNTAEHNWAQVVNLLWVTVPICVAMSMMFGYXWLYLLSTSEALPSYYTFAVWAVALSCIIELSSLIVQLVASAFLFVRLKIILDTIMIAIRTLTFVPLVLYNPENALLAFGVAQLVAAIFCTTSHYMYXHYYIRKLNSCKLKRRMSLKDYGDEYXVKEFPFETVMDFLPGQMANKESYLDKKLTILTWSFLRQGILKQILTEGERLIMTVMPVLTFTEQGTYEIVNNLGSLAARFIFRPIEESGYFYFTQMIKRDKPN encoded by the exons ATGTCAcagaatattttgaaaagcaGCTTGGAAAATGCTTCCTTCAATATTGTATTTCAG ATAATATGTAGAGCTGTTACTTTTGTTTTAAATGCTTTTGTTGTACGACATGTGGGTCAAGCAGTTTTAGGAGTTATAAATGTGAGACTGTTGCTGTTGGAATCAATGATTTTGTTTCTATCTAGAGAACCATTCATGAAAGCATGTTTAACTAATACAGCAGAACATAATTGGGCTCAAGTTGTAAATTTATTATGGGTGAC GGTTCCTATTTGTGTTGCAATGTCTATGATGTTTGGAT ATTGGCTTTATCTTTTATCAACATCTGAAGCATTACCATCGTATTATACATTTGCTGTTTGGGCAGTTGCTTTATCTTGTATTATTGAACTATCATCTTTGATTGTTCAATTAGTTGCTAGTGCATTCTTATTTGTTAGATTGAAA ATTATACTTGACACCATTATGATTGCTATCCGCACATTGACATTTGTTCCACTGGTACTTTATAATCCAGAGAATGCATTACTTGCATTT GGTGTAGCTCAATTAGTTGCAGCAATATTTTGTACCACTAGTCACTATATGT ttcattattatattagaAAACTGAACAGTTGTAAATTAAAAAGGAGAATGTCACTGAAAGACTATGGCGACGAAT GTGTGAAAGAATTTCCATTTGAAACAGTAATGGATTTCCTGCCAGGACAAATGGCAAATAAA GAATCCTATCtagataaaaaattaactatCCTTACATGGAGTTTTCTTAGACAAGGAATTCTAAAGCAAATATTAACTGAAGGAGAAAGGCTAATTATGACAGTAATGCCAGTATTAACATTTACTGAACAg GGAACATATGAAATTGTG AATAATTTAGGTTCTCTAGCAGCAAGATTTATTTTCCGTCCAATAGAAGAAAGTGGGTACTTCTATTTTACA CAGATGATTAAACGAGATAAACCCAATTAA
- the LOC114873137 gene encoding LOW QUALITY PROTEIN: uncharacterized protein LOC114873137 (The sequence of the model RefSeq protein was modified relative to this genomic sequence to represent the inferred CDS: inserted 1 base in 1 codon; deleted 1 base in 1 codon) — translation MEKNLEKTLDDINSTEGIIGCILADHAGLCLGAKGMHPLIVHGIIAAIADQVAKLEXKSPAPIISLQNESRKCLIPRQGPVVGAIYKDVSYKQFLLLKLIVLIIFKLNSISFCYFVNYIYIYKTLNTFNITLN, via the exons ATGGAGAAGAATCTAGAAAAAACATTAGATGATAT AAATAGTACAGAAGGTATTATTGGTTGC ATCTTGGCTGATCATGCAGGATTATGCTTAGGAG cTAAGGGAATGCATCCACTGATAGTGCATGGCATAATTGCAGCTATCGCAGATCAAGTTGCAAAATTAG CTAAATCACCAGCTCCAATTATATCTCTTCAAAATGAGAGCAg GAAATGCCTTATCCCACGTCAAGGTCCAGTAGTAGGTGCTATTTACAAGGATGTTTCATATAAACAGTTTCTGTTGctcaaattaatagtattgattatatttaaattaaattcaataagtttctgttattttgttaattatatatatatatataaaacttTGAATACTTTTAACATAACATTAAATTGA